One Desulfobacterales bacterium DNA window includes the following coding sequences:
- a CDS encoding nucleotidyltransferase domain-containing protein yields the protein MSLAKEVSGLLKDRFGVRRVVLFGSLAHVSWFTRSSDIDLAVEGLTGEDYWEAWKLAEGIFRDRRVDFVEIETTTESVKQAINRHGIEL from the coding sequence TTGTCGCTTGCCAAGGAAGTATCTGGTTTGCTCAAGGATCGATTTGGAGTTCGACGCGTGGTCCTGTTCGGTTCCCTCGCTCATGTGTCATGGTTTACTCGCAGTTCAGACATAGACCTTGCGGTGGAAGGGTTAACAGGGGAAGACTACTGGGAAGCATGGAAATTGGCTGAAGGAATTTTTAGAGACCGCCGAGTTGATTTCGTGGAGATTGAGACGACGACAGAATCGGTAAAGCAAGCAATTAATCGCCATGGGATAGAGCTATGA
- a CDS encoding addiction module protein yields the protein MENQKNPAIFYYRTNFSWRFCMSAVLEKLEHEALSLSRQERAFLADRLLSSLDGDVLTDVDVAWVAEAERRYQEYKEGKRQGVAAQDVFAEADQMLK from the coding sequence TTGGAAAACCAGAAAAATCCTGCTATCTTCTATTATCGAACTAATTTCTCCTGGAGGTTTTGTATGTCTGCCGTATTAGAAAAATTAGAGCATGAGGCCCTCAGCCTCTCCCGACAAGAGCGCGCGTTTTTGGCCGACCGCCTGCTGAGTTCTCTTGACGGAGATGTGCTAACTGACGTGGATGTGGCATGGGTAGCAGAGGCTGAGCGCCGATATCAGGAATACAAGGAAGGTAAGCGTCAGGGCGTTGCGGCACAGGATGTATTTGCAGAAGCTGATCAGATGTTGAAATGA
- a CDS encoding virulence RhuM family protein, with product MKDKKLQIRNSTAEFLIFTGQSGEQSIEARYEDETIWLSQKLMATLFNVDVRTINEHLKNIFEQGEVIPEATIRKFRIVQLEGNREVSRNVDFYNLDAIISVGYRVNSVRATQFRQWATQVLREFAIKGYVLDKKRMENGSFLGEDYFERLLEEIREIRLSERKFYQKITDIYATSVDYNKDAPTTKSFFAKVQNKLHFAIHGHTAAELIVQRADSTKDHMGLSTWEKAPDGKILKMDVAIAKNYLTKKELESLGRIVNAYLDLAEERALRKIPMTMEDWAIRLDQFIEFTERDLLTDSGKVSAKLAQTHAESEFEKYRIVQDRLFESDFDQIIKQIKDKQ from the coding sequence ATGAAAGACAAAAAACTGCAGATCCGCAACAGCACGGCAGAGTTCTTGATTTTTACCGGACAGTCTGGCGAACAAAGTATCGAAGCCCGGTATGAGGATGAGACAATCTGGCTATCTCAAAAGCTGATGGCAACCTTGTTCAACGTGGATGTTCGCACAATCAATGAACACCTCAAGAATATTTTTGAGCAGGGCGAAGTGATTCCGGAGGCAACTATCCGGAAATTCCGGATAGTTCAACTTGAAGGAAATCGTGAAGTTTCTCGGAATGTCGATTTCTACAACCTGGACGCCATCATCTCGGTGGGCTACCGGGTCAATTCGGTTCGGGCGACCCAGTTTCGCCAATGGGCTACGCAGGTTTTGCGGGAATTTGCCATCAAGGGCTATGTCCTGGACAAAAAACGCATGGAAAACGGCTCATTCCTTGGCGAGGATTATTTCGAGCGCTTGCTGGAAGAGATCCGGGAGATTCGCCTTAGCGAGCGAAAATTTTATCAGAAAATTACCGACATCTACGCCACCAGCGTGGACTACAACAAAGATGCCCCGACCACCAAATCATTCTTTGCAAAGGTCCAAAACAAACTCCATTTTGCCATCCATGGCCATACCGCTGCCGAACTGATCGTACAACGGGCTGACAGCACGAAAGACCACATGGGCCTAAGCACCTGGGAAAAAGCGCCGGATGGGAAAATATTGAAAATGGATGTTGCCATCGCCAAAAACTACCTCACTAAGAAAGAACTCGAATCTTTGGGCCGTATCGTCAACGCCTACCTCGATCTGGCGGAAGAACGCGCACTCAGAAAAATTCCCATGACGATGGAGGACTGGGCCATACGATTGGATCAGTTTATCGAGTTCACCGAACGCGACCTGTTGACGGATAGTGGCAAGGTTTCCGCCAAGCTTGCTCAGACCCACGCGGAAAGTGAGTTTGAGAAATACCGCATTGTGCAGGATCGTCTTTTCGAGAGCGATTTCGACCAAATCATCAAACAGATTAAGGACAAGCAATGA
- a CDS encoding FAD-dependent oxidoreductase codes for MSASRKTAKKKTRAPKAITVKGLDKNGRRLSSKEFEEEVQGAARASGNLILETCGQHNVGGRLMPEGGPYNLRIKGPAGQRLGCMGQPGTTIICEGPASDDVGYLNIGARITVLGDATNGVCNAMADGKVMIRGSIGARGLTMTKWNPEYARPELWVLGSVGDTFAEFNCGGLGVVCGIDPKTPDNVLGYRPCVGMVGGIIYFRGNTDNSYSTTNVKKIEPDDEQWQWLVDRMPGYLEAIGRKELLKKLTVRKEWKILKAITPQERALIFSGPMPMDQFRAKIWDKAFGGDPLRDLAPGLDRSPIGLIETGDLRRRQPFWANHLAAAPCTFYCPIHIPTIDRLRLIREGKTEEAYQLVLKHTPLPGSVCGAICPHLCMQGCSRQMVDQSIDVAMLGRAIKDAPAPEARPSIGKKVAIVGGGPAGMNAAWHLAQAGIEAHIFEKDDKLGGKLAQVIPWDRLPKATWDAEIDRFMAMPNITVNFGVTMTKKKFAELKKNYDYVIVAVGTHEPRKIPFPGHEKVIPALDFLKAAKTDKPIKVGKQVVIIGAGNVGCDVACDAYELGAEQVTLVDIQKPLAFGKEKAAAEALGATFRWPVMTKEVTDQGLVTSDGELIPAQTVIISIGDIPALQFLPDSVEVINVGGAGWVKADEAGVTTDPQVLAIGDVERPGLATNALAGGKKAAGFIAATLKGEEWHPFAKRVIDVDNLTLQHYCPEPAGTSQKAEADRCLSCGNCRDCHLCETVCPTHAISRREVPTDEGYEYVSDGDKCIACGFCRDTCPCGIWVMQPF; via the coding sequence GTGAGTGCGAGCAGAAAAACAGCCAAAAAAAAGACCAGGGCTCCGAAAGCAATAACGGTAAAGGGGCTTGACAAAAACGGTCGCCGTCTGAGTTCCAAGGAGTTTGAGGAAGAGGTGCAGGGCGCGGCCCGGGCCTCGGGCAATCTCATTCTGGAGACCTGCGGCCAGCACAATGTCGGCGGCCGGTTGATGCCCGAGGGCGGTCCTTATAACCTTCGGATAAAGGGCCCGGCCGGCCAGAGGCTGGGCTGCATGGGCCAGCCCGGCACCACCATCATCTGCGAGGGGCCGGCCTCGGACGACGTGGGCTACCTCAATATCGGCGCCCGGATTACCGTACTGGGCGATGCCACCAACGGCGTCTGCAACGCCATGGCCGACGGCAAGGTGATGATCAGGGGCTCCATCGGCGCCCGCGGCCTGACCATGACCAAGTGGAACCCGGAATATGCCCGGCCCGAACTCTGGGTGCTGGGTTCGGTGGGCGACACCTTTGCCGAGTTCAACTGCGGCGGGCTCGGCGTGGTCTGCGGCATCGACCCCAAGACCCCGGACAACGTGCTCGGCTATCGGCCCTGCGTCGGCATGGTCGGCGGCATAATCTACTTTCGCGGCAATACCGACAACAGCTACTCCACCACCAATGTCAAGAAAATCGAACCGGACGACGAGCAGTGGCAATGGCTGGTCGACCGGATGCCCGGCTATCTCGAGGCCATCGGCCGCAAGGAACTGCTGAAAAAACTGACCGTGCGCAAGGAATGGAAAATTCTCAAGGCCATCACCCCCCAGGAACGGGCCCTGATCTTTTCCGGTCCCATGCCCATGGACCAGTTCCGGGCCAAGATCTGGGACAAGGCGTTCGGCGGCGACCCCCTGCGCGACCTGGCCCCGGGCCTGGACCGCAGCCCGATCGGTTTGATCGAGACCGGTGACCTGCGGCGGCGGCAGCCCTTCTGGGCCAACCACCTGGCGGCCGCGCCCTGCACCTTCTACTGCCCGATCCATATCCCGACCATCGACCGGCTCCGGCTGATCCGGGAAGGCAAGACAGAGGAGGCCTACCAACTGGTGCTCAAGCACACCCCGCTGCCCGGCTCGGTCTGCGGGGCGATCTGCCCCCACCTCTGTATGCAGGGCTGCTCCCGCCAGATGGTGGACCAGAGCATCGACGTGGCCATGCTCGGCCGGGCGATCAAGGACGCCCCGGCGCCCGAGGCCAGACCGAGCATCGGCAAAAAGGTGGCCATTGTCGGCGGCGGACCGGCCGGGATGAACGCGGCCTGGCACCTTGCCCAGGCAGGGATAGAGGCCCATATCTTTGAAAAAGACGACAAGCTGGGCGGCAAGCTCGCCCAGGTCATCCCCTGGGACCGGCTGCCCAAGGCCACCTGGGACGCCGAGATCGACCGGTTCATGGCCATGCCCAACATCACGGTCAACTTCGGGGTCACCATGACCAAGAAAAAATTCGCTGAACTCAAAAAGAACTACGACTATGTCATCGTCGCGGTGGGCACCCACGAACCGCGCAAGATCCCCTTTCCAGGTCACGAGAAGGTGATCCCGGCCCTGGATTTCCTGAAAGCGGCCAAGACCGATAAACCGATCAAGGTGGGCAAGCAGGTGGTGATCATCGGCGCCGGCAACGTGGGCTGCGATGTGGCCTGCGACGCTTACGAACTGGGGGCCGAGCAGGTCACCCTGGTGGATATCCAGAAGCCGCTGGCCTTTGGCAAGGAAAAGGCAGCGGCCGAGGCCCTGGGCGCGACCTTCCGCTGGCCGGTCATGACCAAGGAGGTTACCGACCAGGGGCTGGTCACTTCGGACGGCGAGCTGATTCCGGCCCAGACGGTGATCATCTCCATCGGCGACATCCCGGCCCTGCAGTTCCTGCCCGACAGCGTGGAGGTGATCAACGTGGGCGGGGCCGGCTGGGTCAAGGCCGACGAGGCCGGTGTTACCACTGACCCGCAGGTCCTGGCCATCGGCGACGTGGAACGGCCGGGCCTGGCCACCAATGCCCTGGCCGGCGGTAAAAAGGCGGCCGGATTCATTGCCGCCACCCTCAAGGGCGAGGAATGGCACCCCTTTGCCAAGCGGGTGATCGATGTCGACAACCTGACCCTGCAGCATTACTGCCCCGAGCCCGCCGGCACCAGCCAGAAGGCCGAGGCGGACCGCTGTCTCTCCTGCGGCAACTGCCGGGACTGCCATCTCTGCGAAACCGTCTGCCCCACCCATGCCATCTCCAGGCGCGAGGTGCCCACTGACGAGGGGTATGAATATGTGTCCGACGGTGACAAGTGTATTGCCTGCGGTTTCTGCCGCGACACCTGCCCCTGCGGGATCTGGGTGATGCAGCCGTTCTAA
- a CDS encoding glutamate synthase-related protein has protein sequence MVSIQSIASTPGSLTHIDLQWIINHREDRCTLCGKCTSVCPKSAIYLTYRRQRLPKLDILKKKRGSEYRVFTGIRQRTGPANRCIGCGMCASVCPNEAIAPAPNANDPRVRLLHNEKGEAWKRGGRRNVRESLLDRLMFNRISMLTDPALDAGRHEFSLNTLLGRVLPPEEYIRRQATGEWIPPVREIFPFVIGSMSFGALSPNMWLGLLQGVAYCNEVLKIPVVMATGEGGCPPWVLKSPFLKYIILQIASGYFGWDEIIRAIPEMQCDPAAIEIKYGQGAKPGDGGLLMWFKVSKLIARLRGVPEGVDLPSPPVHQTLYSIEESVMKMIQTMSMAWNFKVPVYPKISASTSAKSVLNNLVRNPYAAALLIDGVDGGTGAAYNVSMDATGHPIASNLRECYLDLVAQGKQNEIPLFAAGGVGKNGNVTQNGLGLIMLGASGVHIGKYIMQSAAGCLGSERNRCNVCNVGICPKGITSQNPKLYRRLDPDQVAQRVADTFMAIRTEMKKIMAPLGRSQSLPIGMSDAIGIDDADAAERLKIRYVC, from the coding sequence ATGGTCTCAATTCAGTCCATTGCCTCTACACCAGGCAGCCTGACCCATATAGACCTGCAGTGGATCATCAACCACCGCGAGGACAGATGCACCCTGTGCGGCAAATGCACGTCCGTCTGTCCCAAGAGCGCCATCTATCTGACCTACAGAAGGCAACGGCTGCCCAAGCTCGATATTCTCAAGAAAAAACGGGGCAGCGAGTACCGGGTCTTCACCGGCATCCGGCAGCGGACCGGGCCGGCCAATCGCTGCATCGGCTGCGGCATGTGCGCCTCGGTCTGTCCCAACGAGGCCATCGCCCCGGCCCCCAATGCCAATGACCCGCGGGTGCGGCTGCTGCACAACGAAAAGGGCGAGGCCTGGAAACGGGGCGGCCGCCGCAATGTCCGGGAGTCGCTCCTTGACCGGCTGATGTTCAACCGGATCTCAATGCTCACCGATCCGGCCCTGGACGCCGGCCGCCATGAATTCTCGTTGAACACCCTGCTGGGCCGGGTGCTGCCGCCGGAGGAATATATCAGGAGGCAGGCGACCGGGGAATGGATTCCGCCGGTGCGGGAGATCTTTCCCTTTGTGATCGGTTCGATGTCCTTTGGCGCCCTGTCCCCCAATATGTGGCTGGGCCTCTTGCAGGGCGTGGCATACTGCAACGAAGTTTTAAAGATCCCGGTGGTGATGGCCACCGGCGAGGGCGGCTGCCCGCCCTGGGTGCTGAAGAGCCCCTTTCTCAAGTACATCATCCTGCAGATCGCCTCGGGCTATTTCGGCTGGGACGAGATCATCCGGGCCATCCCGGAGATGCAGTGCGATCCGGCCGCCATTGAGATCAAGTACGGCCAGGGCGCCAAGCCCGGCGACGGCGGCCTGTTGATGTGGTTCAAGGTGAGCAAGCTGATCGCCCGGCTGCGCGGGGTGCCCGAAGGGGTGGACCTGCCCTCGCCGCCGGTGCACCAGACCCTCTACTCCATCGAGGAATCAGTGATGAAGATGATCCAGACCATGTCCATGGCCTGGAACTTCAAGGTGCCGGTCTATCCCAAGATCTCCGCCTCGACCTCGGCCAAGTCGGTGTTGAACAACCTGGTCCGCAACCCCTATGCCGCGGCCCTGCTGATCGACGGGGTGGACGGCGGCACCGGCGCGGCCTACAATGTCAGCATGGACGCCACCGGCCATCCCATCGCCTCCAACCTGCGGGAGTGCTATCTCGACCTGGTGGCCCAGGGCAAGCAGAACGAGATCCCGCTCTTTGCCGCCGGCGGGGTGGGCAAGAACGGCAACGTCACCCAGAACGGCCTCGGCCTGATCATGCTGGGCGCCTCGGGGGTGCATATCGGCAAGTATATCATGCAATCGGCTGCCGGCTGTCTGGGCAGCGAGCGCAATCGCTGCAACGTGTGCAATGTCGGGATCTGCCCCAAGGGGATCACCAGCCAGAACCCGAAACTCTACCGCCGCCTGGACCCGGACCAGGTGGCCCAGCGGGTGGCTGACACCTTCATGGCGATCAGGACCGAAATGAAAAAGATCATGGCGCCTCTGGGCCGGTCCCAGAGCCTGCCCATCGGCATGTCCGACGCCATCGGCATCGACGATGCCGACGCGGCCGAACGGCTGAAGATCAGATATGTCTGTTAA
- a CDS encoding glutamate synthase, producing the protein MCRLALKTASKPFSPYSVLTAMEAMQEGYDGSGLGLLLRGLKFSDFTYKSQDPILSGIAHTEAALHRVDAFMRDKGFQLKYDHEFNVDFSRIEARDRHKYFLRVYKVPASWKDLGQEQTEAELMHGRLALRHDGESNGGDLTVFSFWPDVAMIKEVGWPLGVGEALGLNDDRLTARVVMAQGRQNTNWGINLYACHPFFIQGIATMTNGENTAFIPIKDWLTGRHFPGYIGYQSDSEVFTHILHYTLKQLNLPLEAYKHIITPLKTEELVRHPQGEFLRGLRDVCRRLIIDGPNCVIGTLPDETCLMVQDHKKLRPGMVGGKPGEWAMASEMCGIDAMIPDRDRSLDFQPMREHSVIIPPDRKELTIWSQFSPLPLHQAA; encoded by the coding sequence ATGTGCCGATTAGCCCTGAAAACCGCCAGCAAACCTTTTTCGCCCTATTCCGTGCTCACCGCCATGGAGGCGATGCAGGAGGGATATGACGGCAGCGGGCTCGGTCTGTTGCTGCGGGGGCTGAAATTTTCCGACTTCACCTACAAATCCCAGGATCCGATCCTTTCCGGAATCGCCCATACCGAGGCGGCCCTGCACCGGGTGGACGCCTTTATGCGCGACAAGGGGTTCCAACTGAAGTATGACCACGAATTCAACGTTGATTTCAGCCGGATCGAGGCCCGGGACCGCCACAAGTACTTTCTCCGGGTCTACAAGGTTCCCGCGTCCTGGAAAGACCTGGGACAAGAACAGACCGAAGCTGAACTGATGCACGGCCGGCTGGCCCTGCGCCACGACGGGGAAAGCAACGGCGGCGATCTGACCGTCTTCTCCTTCTGGCCCGACGTGGCCATGATCAAGGAGGTGGGCTGGCCCCTGGGGGTGGGCGAGGCCCTGGGGCTGAACGATGATCGGCTCACCGCCCGGGTGGTCATGGCCCAGGGAAGGCAGAACACCAACTGGGGGATCAATCTCTACGCCTGCCACCCCTTCTTCATCCAGGGGATAGCCACCATGACCAATGGTGAGAACACCGCCTTCATCCCGATCAAGGACTGGTTGACCGGCCGCCACTTTCCCGGCTATATCGGCTATCAGAGCGACTCCGAGGTGTTTACCCATATCCTCCACTACACCTTGAAGCAGCTCAATCTGCCCCTTGAGGCCTACAAGCATATCATCACCCCGCTGAAGACCGAGGAACTGGTCCGCCATCCCCAGGGCGAGTTCCTGCGCGGGCTGCGCGATGTCTGCCGGCGGCTGATCATCGACGGCCCCAACTGCGTGATCGGCACCCTGCCGGACGAGACCTGCCTGATGGTCCAGGACCATAAGAAACTGCGGCCCGGCATGGTCGGCGGCAAACCGGGCGAATGGGCCATGGCCTCGGAGATGTGCGGGATCGACGCCATGATCCCGGACCGGGACCGGTCCCTTGATTTTCAACCCATGCGTGAACATTCAGTCATTATACCTCCAGACCGAAAGGAGCTTACGATATGGTCTCAATTCAGTCCATTGCCTCTACACCAGGCAGCCTGA
- a CDS encoding acetylserotonin O-methyltransferase codes for MAKDEWTTGKLLGTSSAYWRSCTIHAGVELGVFTMLGTEEMNADQVCRQLGVDRRGVTVLLNALVALGLLDKEGDLFRNTGFSRTRLDRSSDRYVGHIILHHHHLVDGWAQLDQAVKKGRPVEKRSYGEERERQSFLLGMFNLAMEMAPEVARRVDLAGRRHLLDLGGGPGTYAIHFCRANPDLCATIFDRTTTEPFARRTVARFGLSDRIDFVGGDFNIDPIPGCYDVAWLSHILHSNGPEACERLLRKTVAAMEPGGLVLVHDFFLDDTMAAPLFPALFSLNMLINNPSGRSYGEGEVRAMLARAGVGQVERLPFRGGNDSGILSGTVA; via the coding sequence ATGGCAAAGGACGAATGGACCACCGGCAAACTGTTGGGAACTTCCAGCGCCTATTGGCGTTCGTGTACAATACATGCCGGGGTCGAACTGGGCGTTTTTACCATGCTTGGTACCGAAGAGATGAACGCGGACCAGGTGTGCCGGCAACTGGGAGTCGACCGGCGCGGGGTGACCGTGCTGTTGAATGCGCTTGTCGCCCTGGGGCTGCTGGACAAGGAGGGGGATCTTTTCCGCAACACCGGGTTCAGCCGGACCCGGCTGGATCGCTCCTCCGACCGTTATGTCGGTCACATCATTCTCCACCACCATCATCTGGTTGACGGCTGGGCCCAGCTCGACCAGGCCGTGAAAAAGGGGCGGCCGGTGGAGAAACGGTCCTACGGCGAGGAACGGGAACGGCAGAGTTTTCTCCTCGGCATGTTCAACCTGGCCATGGAGATGGCCCCGGAAGTGGCCCGCCGGGTCGACCTTGCCGGCCGCAGGCATCTCCTTGATCTGGGCGGCGGACCGGGGACCTATGCCATTCATTTCTGCCGGGCCAACCCGGATCTTTGCGCCACCATCTTTGACCGGACCACAACCGAGCCCTTTGCCCGCCGGACCGTGGCCCGGTTCGGGCTCTCCGACCGGATCGATTTCGTGGGCGGTGATTTTAATATCGATCCGATTCCCGGTTGCTACGATGTGGCCTGGCTCTCCCACATCCTGCACTCCAACGGCCCGGAGGCCTGTGAGCGGCTGTTGCGGAAGACCGTGGCCGCCATGGAACCCGGCGGGCTGGTGCTGGTGCATGATTTCTTCCTTGACGACACCATGGCCGCGCCGTTGTTCCCGGCCCTGTTTTCCCTGAACATGCTCATCAACAACCCCTCGGGCCGGTCCTATGGCGAGGGTGAGGTGCGGGCGATGCTGGCCCGGGCCGGGGTGGGCCAGGTCGAGCGGTTGCCCTTCCGCGGGGGCAATGATTCCGGAATCCTCAGCGGCACGGTGGCGTAA
- a CDS encoding ABC transporter ATP-binding protein/permease has translation MKQSPVSPEARASVRAGFRQLRPFFYTYRRRLILGFVALLAVDFLQLSIPRVIKRAVDGLQAGTATQSGLLQYGLVIVLLALGIALFRFGWRYCLLGFSRLVERDIRERFFAHLLTLDRGFFQRRSTGEIMALSSNDLAAVQLACGMGLVAFVDAVVMSVAALGFMLYIQPLLTLAAVAPMPVLALLTRLLSARLHHRFQKVQEQFSHITEFVRTTLASIRLLKAYTQERLQTARFDRLGRTYIRDNLRLAMVQGTLFPVAGLVGNLSLLLILYFGGRFTIQERITAGDFVAFMTYLAMLTWPMMALGWVANLFQRGVTSLARIRELLDERPALVDSGRVRTGIKRLKGRVTVSDLHFTYAGRTAPALAGVSLDLTPGIWGLVGRTGCGKTTLCQLLARVYALPRGVLFYDGIDVNDLSLAAVRSSIAYVPQNMVLFSDTVAANIAMGCAEAGREEIEDAARAAVIHDEIMAMEKGYATRIGERGVKLSGGQRQRIALARALLLDRPLFILDDGLSAVDMETEQTIIRSIGAYLKGRTCLIVSHRVAPLIDADTILVMEQGRIVAQGAHGRLLVESPYYAAIFHHQQAGTTGEG, from the coding sequence GTGAAACAGTCCCCTGTCAGTCCAGAGGCCCGGGCATCGGTCCGGGCGGGCTTCCGCCAGTTGCGCCCCTTTTTTTATACCTACCGGCGCCGGCTGATCCTGGGCTTTGTCGCCCTGCTGGCAGTGGATTTTCTCCAGCTCTCCATCCCCCGGGTGATCAAGCGGGCAGTGGACGGCCTCCAGGCCGGGACCGCCACTCAAAGCGGGCTCCTGCAATACGGCCTGGTGATTGTCCTGCTTGCCCTGGGGATCGCTTTATTCCGGTTCGGCTGGCGTTACTGTCTGCTCGGTTTTTCCCGGCTGGTGGAACGGGATATCCGCGAGCGGTTCTTTGCCCATCTGCTGACCCTGGATCGCGGTTTTTTCCAGCGCAGGAGCACCGGCGAGATCATGGCCCTGTCATCCAACGATCTGGCCGCGGTCCAGCTCGCCTGCGGCATGGGGCTGGTGGCCTTTGTCGATGCGGTGGTGATGAGTGTCGCCGCCCTGGGCTTCATGCTCTATATCCAGCCGCTGCTCACCCTGGCCGCGGTGGCGCCGATGCCGGTGCTGGCCCTGCTTACCCGGCTGCTCTCGGCCCGGCTCCATCACCGGTTCCAGAAGGTGCAGGAGCAGTTCTCGCATATCACCGAATTCGTCCGTACCACCCTTGCCTCAATACGGCTGCTCAAGGCCTATACCCAGGAACGGTTGCAGACCGCCCGGTTCGACCGGCTGGGGCGGACCTATATCCGGGACAATCTGCGGCTGGCCATGGTCCAGGGCACCCTGTTCCCGGTGGCCGGGCTGGTCGGAAATCTCTCGCTCCTGCTGATCCTCTATTTCGGCGGCCGGTTCACCATCCAGGAACGGATCACGGCCGGTGACTTCGTGGCCTTCATGACCTATCTGGCCATGCTCACCTGGCCGATGATGGCATTGGGCTGGGTGGCCAACCTGTTCCAGCGCGGCGTCACCTCGTTGGCCCGGATCCGGGAACTGCTCGATGAGCGGCCGGCACTTGTTGACTCCGGCCGGGTCCGGACCGGAATCAAACGGCTCAAGGGCCGGGTAACCGTATCTGACCTGCACTTTACCTATGCGGGCCGGACCGCGCCGGCCCTGGCCGGGGTCTCCCTTGACCTCACCCCTGGTATCTGGGGCCTGGTGGGCCGCACCGGTTGCGGCAAGACCACCCTCTGTCAACTCCTGGCCCGGGTCTATGCCCTGCCCAGGGGCGTACTGTTCTACGACGGAATCGATGTCAACGATCTGTCCCTGGCCGCGGTCCGTTCCAGCATCGCCTATGTGCCCCAGAACATGGTCCTGTTCTCCGACACCGTGGCCGCCAATATCGCCATGGGCTGTGCCGAGGCCGGCCGGGAGGAGATCGAGGATGCGGCCCGGGCCGCGGTGATCCACGATGAGATCATGGCCATGGAAAAGGGCTATGCGACCAGGATCGGTGAGCGGGGAGTCAAGCTCTCCGGCGGTCAGCGTCAGCGGATCGCCCTGGCCCGGGCCCTGCTCCTGGACCGGCCGCTGTTTATTCTGGACGACGGCCTGTCGGCCGTGGATATGGAGACCGAGCAGACCATTATCCGCTCCATCGGCGCCTATCTCAAGGGCCGCACCTGCCTGATCGTCTCGCACCGGGTCGCGCCCCTGATCGACGCCGACACCATCCTGGTCATGGAGCAGGGGCGGATCGTGGCCCAGGGCGCCCATGGGCGGTTGCTTGTTGAAAGCCCCTATTATGCCGCCATCTTCCATCATCAACAGGCCGGAACAACCGGGGAGGGGTGA